Genomic segment of Bos indicus x Bos taurus breed Angus x Brahman F1 hybrid chromosome 27, Bos_hybrid_MaternalHap_v2.0, whole genome shotgun sequence:
cctggttggatcccctggagaaggaaatggccacccattccagtattcttgcctgggagacctcatggacagaggaacctggtgggttacagtccatggaatagaaaggagtcagacacaactcagcaactaaacaacagtaacaataaatgtttattgtaagCTCTGTGAGAGCCTGGGTTTGCTTTTGTTCAGTGCCCTTCCTGGATAGAACGGTATCTGGTATCTACTGAGTATTAATAGCTGTTGTAGATATTTcttgaaaagaatgaatttggtcATCCATGAATAGGTGGCCAGTAATTGAGATGGAGAGAATTCAAGTCTGTCGAGATACTTTTGGTGTGGAATTGCCAGGATTGTTGGTGGATATTTGGAGGAGAAAGCCgagtgaaaaggaattaaagaagaTTCCTAACACATGACTTTTCTGACCAGGTTGATAGTCACATCTGCTGAAAGGGAGTATAGTTTGGGGTAGAAGTTAATATGCTGggttaaaggaaaaaagtattaaTAGCATAGCAAGCAAAAGGTAATTAGGAAGTAACATATGTACATCTGGAGCCAAAGACAAGGTTCTGATTGACATTACAAATTTGAAAAGGTGATGCCTAGAAGTAGAAAGCTGAGTCCAAAAGGACTGATGGAATCTCCTAAGAGTGAGGGTCGATAAAGGGACAAAAGGGGCACCTCTCACTACTGGGAGCCTGATGGATttgaacaaagaaaaggaaactggagGAGCTGCCAGGAGAAATGCCAGACCTACCTTCAACATTCAGGGGCACCTTGACTGTTCACCACATATAGCTCAGCATCTAGTAGACAAAACATTAATACGTCAGAAGAGGGAGTTGCCACAAAGACCCTCagccaagtaaaaataaatgtaaatgcatCATCAACAAAGAAGAACAGCTGTAGAGAACTCTTGATGTTTCATgcgaaaagtgaagtgaaattcgctcagtcatgtccaactctttgtgaccccatggactatgcagtccatggaattctccaggccagaatactggagtgggtaactgttcccttctccagggaatcttccaaatccagggactgaaaccaggtctctcacattgcaggcagagtctttaccagctgagccaccagggaagcccaagatactggagtgggtagcttattccttttccagcagatcttcccaacccaggaatcaaaccagggtctcctgcattgcaggtggattctttaccagctgagctcatACTTGATATTAATTGTAGGGACCTGATATGGGTCTCCCCCAAGAGGTCTTTGTTACAAAAGAACTCCAACAGAAGAAGGAGTTTTCTGTGTCCAGCCATATGCTATTGCCTACTTAGTTCTTTTCTATAATAGCATTAACCCCAAGCCCTGAGATATGGCCTCTATTAAATGCTTTCACATTAAGAGTCAGAATCACCCCACTGGAGTCACAAAATCTTAGTCTCTACATCTATATGgggaaataaatggcaacccacttcagtattctggcctagagaattcacaaaatgaggagcctggtgggctatagtccatggggtcgcaaagagttggacatgactgagggactatcACTCATTCCACATCTGAAAAATCAGGCTCCTTCATTTGATCCTGCAGAATTCTGTGAGGTTTAAAATAGCTAGCATATTACACAGCACTCCATAAGATCCCAATAAATACTATTCAAACatcttaaagtttttaaatttgcatGTCCCACAGTTAAAAGAACACCTATCTTTGAGATTAAGACATGATTTGGCTTAAAGAGGACTTTATGTTttatactgtttttttaaatttaaggtaCTTTTTTTCAATTGGTTGCAccttctttgaaataaaatatgatcTGGACGTCTCTCCTACAATTTGATAAACTTGGAAACTAAGTTTCTAGAAATTgtcttggaaaataaaaagttgtcCTATGTAGGATTTTCAATGGCATGGGGTGTTGGAACTCTACATTTGATACTGTTCATCTGAGTATAAAGATAAACATGAATAAAAGTACTAAGAATATCCCAGCGCTATGTATGTGATAACCATCTAGAGACTGAATCAGATTGTGGATGTTCTTTATTTGGGTAAGCTAAGCTAAGAAAGGACCATTACATTCTCTCCATCAATATTACTTAACTCAGTTCTTCATAAATAGCATTCACTCTGTCAGTGAACTCAAAGCGGGGatataatcatatatttattttcactaatCCTTAACTACAATTTAGCATCTCTTTTAATTATGTAGATAGCAAACCACAATAAGTATTAACAGTAAATTTGTGTATTACCCATAAACATCACAATGATTTTCATATCATTGCATAGATAATTCTGAATGTTTACATTCAACATTGCTCTGAAATTATGGTATTATTCTCAggctatttatttaaattgagaTTTCATAACCTGAGTGTTTATGGGTAAGTTGGGTCAtgatttctgctttgaaaattaaagaacaaaaatacaaactgtagttacatattttatacacAGGCAAAGTTCAGCTACTTTGCTCTCAGGTTAAAGTTTGCAAACCAGGAAATACTTCTTGGATGGGATGCTGAAGCCAAGACCACGCCAACAAGCACTTCCAGGTCAAGTTTGTCCTTTGCTTTCAGAGAAAAACAACTCCTTCTCCCATTGTATTTGTCTCAGCTTGAAACCGCAGGTCCATTACTGTGGCTGTCTATCCCTCACCCCTACGGAATTATCCAAGTTCCACTGGGCAGAGCCTACATGGAACTGTGCTCTGAGCTTTATGTCAGACTATAATGGAGTACCAAAATAAACAACAGATattcaatttaaaatgtttactacAGTTGGTAACTTAGGGAATAATTCATTAATTAGCATTCCCCTCACCCAAGGgataaaaagcaaatgaaaggaCAGCATTCACATTTTCAAAATGGACCAAAACATATTCAGGAGAATttgttaaggaagaaaaatacacacagagacacacacacacacacaataccacTAGTAGCAATGAAGAAAAAGTGTTGAGAGTGAATGATCTTTTCACACTGAACATAATATTTAAGTGTCATTATCTTGGCTTCAGAGCACAGACCAAGCCTAACCTCTGTTTCTCCACCATCTATAACCCAGACCAGTTTTTATGAACATAAAGTTGAACACTCTCCCCTCCTAGTTGAATGCCATCAACTTGCACAAGGATACCTACTAGCCAAGAAGATTTTAATACTGGTATTTTTGTATGTAAACAATTTAATTTCTTACCTTCCAAATCCACATTATAAAATCAAACAAGAGtaggaacctttttttttttttttttatgttccctAACTCCACTAACTCCAACAACACCCTGATCAAGAAGCACTGTTCTGAAAAGACACAGACACAGTGCCAGCAATGGTGAGGTTGGAGGGACCCCAACAGGGAACACAAGAGAGGCTGTGATAAAGGATAGCAAATACAGAcacatcttctccaggggattttcttcaTAGCTCTAAGTCAAGGACATCGACAAGGCATCTCAAAGCGACTGGTTACAAATGTGTAATTAGGTGAAACTGTAGCTTGTCATGTTgtggagaaagaagggagaagacTGAAACTTACTACTTTTACAGGTTTACAGGAGATACTAGGGTCTTGTCATCTCCAAATAAAAGTTATTATCTATGTAGATATCTATATAATTATGTacaattaaatatatacagtcattttgtttctgtgtgctaagtcacttcagtcatgtcccactgtttgcaacccaatggactatagcccaccaggctcctctgtccatgggattctccaggcaagaatactgcagtggattgccatgccctcctccaagagatcttcttaacccagggatggaacctgggtctcttatgtcttctgcattagcaggcagattctttaccactagagacacctggaaagccccaatatatataattatttataattagaaATTACATAACACAAACATTTCACAATGCTGAAAAGAATTACTCAGATATTGTTTAGATCTTTCCATGCTTGGCTCtcctgaaaaatagaaaaaactatTTAGTCATTGTGACTAAAAACTGATATTCAGCATACTGTCTCAAAATCCATCAAGTGCTGTAGAATTTAAGTATAGAGatatgtggggccacccaagacggatggggcATGGTAGAGTTCTGACAGactgtggtccactagagaagggaatggcaaaccacttcagtattcttgccttgagaaccccatgaacagtatgaaaaggcaaaaagataggacactgaaagaggaactcctcaggtcagtaggtgcccaatatgctactggagatcagtggagaaataactccagaaagaatgaagggatggagccaaagcaaaaacaacacccagttatggatgtgactggtgatagaagcaaggtctgatgctataaagagcaatattgcataggaacctggaatgttaggtccatgaatcaaggcaaattgaaagtggtcaaacaggagatggcaagaatgaacattgacatccaggaatcagcgaactaagatagactggaatgggtgaatttaactcagatgaccattatatctactattgcaggcaggaatccctcagaagaaatggagtagccatcacagttaacaaaagagtccaaaatgcagtacttggatgcaggctcaagaatgacagaatgatctctgttcgtttccaaggcaaaccattcaatatcacggtaatccaagtctatgccccaaccaggaatgctgaagaagctgaagttgaatgattctaagaagacctacaagaccttttagaactaacgcccaagaaagatgtcattttaattacagggaactggaatgaaaaagtgggaagtcaagaaacacctgaggtaacaggcaaatttggccttggagtacagaatgaagcaggccaaaggctaatagatttttgctaagagaacacactgatcatggcaaacaccctcttccaacaacacaagagaacactctacacatggagatCACCAAATGGCCAACTccaaaatcagattgcttatcttctttgcagccaaagatggagaagctctatagagtcagccaaaacaagaccgggagctgactgtggctcagatcatgaactccctattgccagattcagacttaaattgaagaaagtggagaaaaccactagaccattgaggtatgacctaaatcaaatcctttattattatacagtggaagtgagaaatagatttaaaggaatagatttgatagacagagtacctaatgaactatggatagaggttcgtgacattgtacaggaaacagggagcaaaaccatcccccaaaaaagaaatgcaaaaaagcaaaatggctatctgaagaggccttacaaaaagctgtgaaaagaagagaagtgaaaagcaaaggagaaaagaaaggtataccaatttgaatacagagttccaaagaatagcaagaggagataagaaagccttcctcagcaatcagtgcaaagaaatagagaaaaataatagaatgggaaagactagagatctcttcaagaaaattagagataccacggactatttcatgcaaagctgggcacaataaaggacagaaatggtatggacctaacagaagcagaagatattaagaagaggcggcaagaacacacagaagaactatacaaaaaagatcttcaagacccagataatcatgatgctgtgatcactcacctagagccagacatcctggaacgtgaagtcaagtgggccttaggaagcatccctacgaacaaagctagtggaggtgatggaattccagttgagctatttcaaatcctaaaagatgatcctgtgaaagtgctgcactcaatatgccagcaaatttggaatactcagcagtggccatgggactggaaaaggtcagttttcattccaatcccaaagaaaggcaatgccaaagaatgctcaaactaccacacaattgcactcatctcacatgctagcaaagtaatgcacaaacttctccaaaccaggcttcagcaatatgtgaaccgtgaacttccagatgttcaagctggatttagaaacggcagaggaaccagagattaaattgcaaacgtccactggatcatcaaaaaagcaagtgagttccagaaaaaaatctatttctggtttattgactatgccaaagcctttgaatgtgtggaacacaataaactgtggaaaattttgaaagagatgggaataccaagccacctgacctgcctcttgagaaacctatatgcagatcaggaagcaacagttagaactggacatggaacaacagactggttgcaaataggaaaaggagtatgtcaaggctgtatattgtcaccctgattatttaacttatatgcagagtacattatgagaaacactgggctggaagaagtacaagctggaatcaagattgccaggagaaatatcaataacctcagatgacatcacccttatggcataaacctcagatgacaccacccttttggcagaaagtgaagatgaactaaagagcctcttgaagaaagtgaaagaggagagtgaaacagttggcttaaagctcaacattcagaaaactaagatcatggcatctggtcccatcacttcatggcaaatagatggggaaacaatggaaacagtggcccGGACCCAGAAGATCTAGAAGGAGCCGCAGGGCTCCAGCCCTGCGCGCCCGCCATGGGCCCCCGCCGCCAGAAACGCAAGCCCGAAACACCAAGAAGGCGCCCCGCGAGCCCGGCTCCCGCCGCCCCCCCGCCGGCCCTGTCCTTAGGCACGTCCTCCCGTCCACTTGCTCGCCGGAGACATACAGTCCTGAAGGAGATCCGAACTCTTCAGAAGACCACACACCTGCTGTTAAGAAAGAGCCCCTTCTGCCGCCTGGTGAGCTCCAGGGAGCCTCCCGCCAACCCCTGTGCAGCCTCCTTTGTTTAAATTTCCCGGGTGTTGGGGCCCTGTCATCTCTTGCCCAAACGGCAAGGGACCTCTTCTATAATCTGATCAGGGACACTTCAGCTCCTGAAAACTGGAGCCTGCCGAGGGCAACTTCTCATTCTTTATAGAGTTCGTTTCTAACCCCCACCACCTTTGAAACTGTGCTCTTTGATTTTGTAAAAGGAACTCTCTCATCCAACCACcctctcatcccttctcctgccctaacAGAttgtctcctcctccccccacacCATGACCAGGATAGATGTGCCCATCTCTAACCTCCCTGGAGTTGACACCTAGTTAGGTGTTAGCTACTAGTTAGGTCCCAAGATTAAGCACcaggaaggaagaacagaagtgaaGATTCATGGAGGCTCAAGGAGAGAGTCTGTCTTCTTTgagtctccttttcctctctactCTTCCCTTTGCTCCCCATCCCCGCTCTTTCACAGGCAAGAGAAATATGTGTTCAATTCACTCGTGGTGTGGACTTCAATTGGCAAGCCCAGGCCCTGTTGGCCCTACAAGAGGCGGCAGAAGCATTTCTAGTTCATCTCTTTGAGGATGCCTATCTCCTCTCCTTACACGCCGGCCGCGTCAGGCTCTTCCCAGATGTGCAGCTGGCCCGGAGGATCCGAGGCATTCAGGAAGGGCTTGGCTGAGCTCTGGCCACCCGCCCAAGTCTCTGTAAGCGTTTCCTGCTCACCAGAGAGTGAGCAGACCTTGTGGGGAGAGCACTCAACTGCCCACCGCCGGGGCGGGAATTTCTCTGAAAGAAGCTTCTTTCTCCATCCTGACTCCTTTGCTGCCTTGCCTCCCCTTTGTTCTCTAGGAAAGCTTTGACCTAGTTTTAACTTGAATGTTTGGGATTCTGCGGCTCGTGTCCTTttgtacaaatttatttttcagttttaattttgacttccctgtagctcaaatggcaAAGACTCTGCCAGCCATATAGGagttctgggttcaatccctgggtcaggaagatcctctggagaaaggaatggcaatccactccagtattcttgcttggagaactccatagacagagaagcctggaggtctacagttcatggagtcacaaagagtcagacacgactgagcaactaacacacgcttatttttcaattaaataatGACCAGATAAACTGAATCTGACAGAGTTCATCCTCTCTGTTTTTCAAGGACTAGATGACCTTGTGGGATTCTTTTGggtttgattttttaattggaaagtaatggttttacaatgttgtgttggtttctctgGTAtaacaacacgaatcagccataattatatagtatcccctccctcttgagcctccctctcctctaggtcatcacagagcgccaggcTGGACTCCGaatgttatatagcagcttctccCTAGCTAGTTATCATTCACACATGATAGAGTATATATGATGACCTTGTTTTGATTGAAAGAAAgttcttatttttgaaaatgccTTGTTAGTTAATATGATTCCTGAATTTCAGGGTTGATACCAGAGCTTCTGCCTGTAGCCAGGACCAGATCCATGGAGTACAAGGTGTTGCCTGGACTTGCTCTCTCAAAGCAGAGCGTGCGAGTTGTTTTTGTAGTTAGTTGTTTTTTAGAAGAAGACTGCATGGCTTTCCTCTGTAACAGAGGCAATATATGAGAGAATCAACACATTCCAGAAATCCCGAGAATAATTTTCAGATGAAGAGACTCTAAGGTTGACTTCACTTTGCAAATTATTCATGTGACTGATGATTTGGAAGACATCAGACTTTTTAGGTTATAGGCAAAAAGGATatttactgattattttaaatcttcttgtaccatttaaatttttttaccatatatatatatttacttttatttaaaacatgatggaaaaaaataagagaaaaccaGTCAGTtgcatggaagagcctggtgcaTCCAGCGTACAAATCTCTGTCTTCAGATTGACTTCATCATTAATGGCAGAAGCAAGTTTGTATGTGGACTGTACCTGTCAACAGATTATACAGCTTTTCAAAAACTCAATTgggatgaaaatagaaaattgttaAGGTTTGATGTTCTGGCTCCTTCTGGTAAATTCCTGCCAAAATCATTCAGAAATTCCAACttgtagaatttattttattctttatttgcaAATCATAGACAATGTATCATAATTTATACTTCAGAATTTTTCATTCCAGGATTTTAAAGAGCCTTTTCAATGTTTTTACAGGTATTTTTATAACTTCCTTgtggaaagagaataaaaattattcttaatgaaaaaaatttgaagcaaAGTTACTGTTATACATAGATTATACTATGTTCTTTGTGTGTTAGCATTAAATTCTTCATTTGGACACTTTGCCAACAACCACAATTTAAACAAGAGAATTAAGGGATGTATCTTTGCCTCCAGTGGAGTAGAGTATGAGCCGATAAAATCCTTGCCCTTCTCTTGTAACTGAAAGCAGTTTAAGGGACTTCCAGGGAAATAGGAAGTGCCACCTGAAGACGTTTAGATACTGTGTGTGATGAAAATGATTAGTGAGGGTGGATAGTAATAACGATGCGTCAGCCAACTGAATTCAAACTAAAGGGAAGGACCAAGTTCTGTTGTTTGATAAATTTTAACCCTTTGTAAAAACCTTTTCCTGTTCGACATCAACTCATTTTTATGTAAACATGGAAATAAAGCTTATctatgaatacatttaaaaaaaaaaaaaaaaacaatggaaatagtggatgactttatttttctgggctccaaaatcactgcagatgctgactgaaaccatgaaattaaaagacgcttactccttggaacgaaagttatgaccaacctagacagcatattaaaaagcagagacattactttgccaacaaaggtccatctagtcaaggctatggtttttccagttcagttcagttcagtcgctcagtcacatccaactctttccgaccccatgaattgcagcacgccaggcctccctgtccattaccgactcccggagttcactcaaactcacgtccattgagtcagtgatgccatcctgccatctcatcctctgttgtccccttctcctcctgaccccattccttcccagcatcagagtgttttccaatgagtcaactcttcgcatgagatggccaaaatactggagtttcagctttagcatcattccttctaaagaacacccaggactgatctcacttagaatggactggttgaatctccttgcagtccaagggactctcagtcttctccaacaccaaagttcaaaagcatcaattatttggtgatcagctttcttcacagtccaactctcacatccatacatgaccactggaaaaaccatagccttgactagacggacctttgttgacaaagtaatgtctttgcttttgaatatgctgtctaggttggtcataactttccttccaaggagtaagcgtcttttaatttcatggctgcagtcaccatctgcagtgattttggagccccaaaaaataaagtctgacactgtttccactgtttccccatctatttcccatgaagtgatgggaccagatgccatgatcttcgttttctgaatgttgagctttaagccaactttttcactctcctctttcactttcatcaaaaggctctttagttcctcttcactttctgccataagggtggtgtcatttgcatatctgaggttactggtatttctcctggcaatcttgattccagcttgtgcttattccagcccagcatttctttgtaagttaaataaccagggtgacaataaacagcctcgacatattcctttccctatttggaaccagtctgttgttccatgtccagttctaactgttgcttcctgacctgcatataggtttctcaagaggcaggtcaggtagtctggtattcccatctctttcagaattttccacagtttattgtgatccacacattcaaaggctttggcatagtcagtaaagcagaaatagatgttttcctggaactctcttttttgatgatccagcggatgttggactataaagaaagctgagggatgaagaattgatgcatttgaaatgcggtgttggagaagactcttgagaatcttggactgcaaggagatccaaccagtccatcctaaaggagatcagtcctgggtgttcattggaaggactgatgttgaaggtgaaactccaatactttggccatctgatgcaaagaactgactcatttgaaaaggccctgatgctggaaaagattgagggtaggaagagaaggggatgacagaggatgagatggttggatggcatcactgactcaatggtgaAGAGTTTGGGTATActctgggagttgtgatggacagggtggcctggtgtgctgcagtccatggggtcacaaagagtcggacagaactgagcaactgaactgaagtgaactgagagcTTTATATACCACATTTCTGGcttgccataaaaaaaaaaatcaaaggaaatagAACTTTTCTTATTAACAAGAGTGAAGATAGATGTTAATGTGAACTAAAGAATTATAAGCTAGAAAGGAAATTGGTCCTCAAGTTTTTAATCCATGCacttagattttaaatttttgtaaaatcCCATCAGTGTTTATAGTCTTATTACTAGGAGGAGTTAATCTTAAATAGTAATTATGGAGCACTTCTCTAACTGAAAGGTGCCTACATTTCTTTTgtgacttaaaaacaaacaaaataatatgtCCTTTGTCTTccattttccttcaaaaaaatttttttcaataaaaatactcCATCCAGTTGTTATCTTCCAATGGCTTTAGTCTTCCTTCAGGCCCTGCATTTGCTTTGTGAGCAAAGTAATctaatattttcaacattttaactAATCAGTACTGTTAATTTGGTTTTAGTAAGTGTTCCATTATGCTGAAAGTGTTGAAAATTATGCTAATATCATTTTAGGTTGTATTTTGGACTTAAGCTAAGAATTCTAGGAAAGGGTTTCTTATTTTCTATCTTCAGTATCAATTCTCTATCATATGTATGTAAATTTCAAAAACATACACCTTTCAATTCTTCATGGCTTGATCCAAGTACCGGTGTGATGTAATTATCATAAATTTTAAGAGATTCTTTATATTCAAGGGAGTCATTAAACACTATAAACAATTTGTTTTGTTACCTTCTTTAGGGGGGCGGTGTTTCTGAAAaacatgttttattattatttaacaacTAAGATAGAAATCAAACAAATGCTGTAAGAATTCTTCTAATCTTTAAGTATAAAATGGCTTTGACTCATATTTTTTCAGGTTTCTTGAATTCATTTTCTTATGTTAGAGGGCCCTTTTCCTGAGGAATGTTAGCTTCACAAGGCAGGATGTTATCTAATTCACTCAGGATGGGTCTAAAGCACTCAGAAcaatgcctggaacatagtaaacACTGTTTATCGGTTGCCTGTCTGACATTCTGAATGAACAGAATTGAAACACAAAGCGAGACCGAAGGACAGGAAGGACAGAACACATCCACTTTGTAACCGACTAATCTTATGTAGGCCCTCCAATATGCAGTAACGGCTCCACTAAACTCTGAGCCACTCTTGAGTCTTGCTAGCAAAGACCAATCTAGGGAAGTTGAGAGTatgtatcttttaataaaatgagACATGTTCACTAAAAAGGGAATTTCAGTGATGTCTAGACTGGGAATCAATTCTATATTTCAAGCCAGGTAAAGAATGGCTTATTTAAAAGTGACCAAAGTATGTTTAGTCAGATGACTCTCTTCTGAGACCTGTTTTCCTCAAAATTTGCAGGAAACAATGAATAACTTAGTATGTCTTTACATTGGTGGTTGTGACCTGCCACGGCCTTGACTGTATACTCTTTGAAGACAGAAGGTTTACCACATTTAAAAGGGTAACGTCTATGTCATCACAACATGTTGCCCTCCATATTAGCGACCACACAAAGCTTTCTCCTATATtaaggaacaaaacaaaatcagcacAACTTGAATTACTGAATATACAttctgtaaacatttttaaaagctc
This window contains:
- the LOC113884986 gene encoding histone H3-like centromeric protein A, which gives rise to MGPRRQKRKPETPRRRPASPAPAAPPPALSLGTSSRPLARRRHTVLKEIRTLQKTTHLLLRKSPFCRLAREICVQFTRGVDFNWQAQALLALQEAAEAFLVHLFEDAYLLSLHAGRVRLFPDVQLARRIRGIQEGLG